The Alistipes megaguti sequence GCCGCCTGCTGCTGCAGCAGCCCGACGTGCTGCTTCTGGACGAGCCCACGAACCACCTCGATGCCGAGTCGATCGACTGGCTGGAGCAACACCTGCGCCAGTACAAGGGTACGGTGATCGCCGTGACGCACGACCGTTACTTCCTGGACAACGTCGCCGGCTGGATCCTCGAACTGGACCGCGGCGAGGGCATTCCCTGGAAAGGCAACTACTCGGGATGGCTCGAGCAGAAGACCAAGCGCATGGCCATGGAGGAGAAGCAGGAGTCGAAGCGCCGCAAGACGCTCGAACGCGAGCTGGAGTGGGTGCGCATGTCTCCGTCGGGCCGCCACGCCAAGTCGAAGGCGCGTCTGTCGGCCTACGACAAACTGATGAACGAGGATACGAAGCAGAAGGAGGAGAAGCTCGAGATCTTCATCCCGAACGGCCCGCGTCTGGGCGACGTGGTGATCGAGGCGCACGATGTCTCGAAGGCCTTCGGCGACCGCGTGTTGTATGAGCATCTGGAGTTCTCGCTGCCGCCCGCCGGCATCGTCGGCGTCATCGGCCCCAACGGAACGGGCAAGACCACGCTCTTCCGCATGATCATGGGCCTCGAACAGCCGACGAGCGGTTCGTTCCGCGTGGGCCCCACGGTCAAACTGGCCTACGTCGATCAGCAGCACAAGTCGATCGACCCGGAGAAGACGGTCTTCGAGGTGATCTCGGGCGGTGTGGACCTCATCACGCTGGGCAACCGGCAGGTCAACGCCCGCGCCTATGTCGCGCGGTTCAACTTCTCGGGCGCCGATCAGGAGAAGAAGTGCGGCATGCTCTCGGGCGGCGAACGCAACCGTCTTCACCTGGCCCTGGCGCTCAAGGAGGAGGGCAATGTCCTGCTGCTCGACGAGCCGACGAACGACATCGACGTCAATACGCTGCGGGCGCTGGAGGAGGGTCTCGAAAACTTCGCCGGGTGTGCGGTCGTCATCTCGCACGACCGTTGGTTCCTGGACCGCATCGCCACGCACATCCTCTCGTTCGAGGGCGACTCGAAGGTGGTCTTCTACCAGGGCACCTACTCTGAATACGAGGCCTGGAAACGGGCCCAGGGCGGCGATACGGAGCCCCACCGTGTGAAGTACAAGAAACTCATGGCCTGATAAAATGCGCATCGCAGCCTTTTTCCTGCTCTGCCTGGGGCTTTTCTCATGCGGGATGCCGGCCAATCGTCCGGTCGATGTGTTTGTCTGGGACCAACTCCTTGCCCACGAAGATCCGAACCAGGTGGAACCGGTCGGAAAGTGCGATGTCGACGGATTCCTCGCCGAAATGGAACGGTTCCCCTGGCACGATCAGGCGGGCGAGGCGCTGAAGATCAGAAAAAACTCCCCTACCCTGTCGGTGACGGATTTGAAGTCTGACCGTTCCTTTTTCATTTCGCCTGCCGTTGACGACAAGGGCCGGTTGGGCTATTTCGTCGGATATGTCTATCCCGGAGAGGAGGGAACGCGGGCACGGCGCTACGTGAACATGTATGAGGTGGAACAAATGGAGGCGATCCGCGAAATGGTCGTCCTGTTCTTCCGACGCGATGAGGTGGCATTGAAGCGCCTGCTCGGGAAGTTCCCCAAATACATGGATGCCCGGGATAACACCGATTGGGAAAAATACCTGAAAATGAAACAAAAATTCATATAATAGTATGTCACAACAGAAACCTTCCATACCCAAGGGTACGCGCGACTTCTCCCCGGCGGAGATGATGCGCCGCCAGTATATCTTTGACACCGTGAAGCGGGTCTTCCGTACCTACGGATTCGCTCCGCTGGAGACCCCGGCCATGGAGAACCTCTCGACGCTGCTGGGCAAATACGGCGACGAGGGCGACAAGCTCCTCTTCAAGATCCTCAATTCGGGCGACTACGCCGCGGGGCTGACGGACGACGAGGTGCGTCAGGCCTCGAAGATCTGCGAGAAGGGATTGCGCTACGACCTGACGGTCCCCTTTGCCCGCTACGTCGTGCAGCATCAGGGCGAGTTGACCTTCCCCTTCAAGCGTTACCAGATTCAGCCCGTCTGGCGGGCCGATCGTCCCCAGAAGGGCCGCTATCGCGAGTTCTACCAGTGCGACGTCGATGTAATCGGCACGCGTTCGCTGTTGTGCGAGGTCGAACTGGTGGAGATCGTCGAGCGGGTCTTCAAGGCGCTGGGCATCCGCGTGGCGCTGAAGATGAACAACCGCAAGATCCTCTACGGCATTGCCGAGGCCATCGGCCATGCCGACAAGATGATGGATATCACGGTAGCCATTGACAAGCTCGAAAAGATCGGGCTGGAGAACGTCAAGGCCGAACTCCTCGAACGCGGTCTGGAGCAGACGGCGGTCGACCGACTTCAGCCGATTCTCGAACTGAGCGGCGACAATCACCAGAAGCTCAGTCAGCTGCGTGAGGTGCTGGCTGCGTCGGAGACCGGTCTGAAGGGCATCGAAGAGATGGAGACCATCTTCGGACATGTCGAGCGGCTGGGGATCGACCTCCAGGTGGAGCTCGACCTTTCGCTGGCACGCGGTTTGAACTACTATACGGGAGCCATCTTCGAGGTCAAGGCGCTGGATTTTGCCATCGGTTCGATCTGCGGAGGCGGCCGCTACGACGATCTGACCGGTATTTTCGGTCTGCCCAATCTCTCGGGCGTGGGCATCTCGTTCGGCGCCGACCGCATCTACGACGTGATGACCGGGCTCGGACTCTTCCCCGAAGAGGTGAACTGCACAACCCGGGTGCTTTTCACGAATCTCGGAACGGCGGAACAGGCCGCCGTGCTGCCGCTGCTGCGCACGCTGCGCGGTGAGGGGATCTCGGCCGAAATCTATCCCGAAGCCGGAAAGATGAAGAAGCAGATGGAGTATGCCAACCGCCGCGCAATCCCCTATGTGGTGATCGTCGGATCACAGGAGATCGAGGCCGGAGCCGCTACGGTCAAGGATATGCGTTCGGGCGAGCAGCGGCAGGTGCCCTTCGCGGAACTCGTGCAAGCGTTGTCCTGACAGGCTGATTCGGGGCTCCGCATGCGGGGCCCCTTCCTTTTGGATAAGTAAGTACGGAATCATGCGAAAAATTTGGATCATTCTGCTGTGTCTTTGCGGTGTGTCGACGCTGTCGGCCCAGGAGACACTCTCGGAGCAGGAGCTGCGGCAGGAAAATCTGCAGCAGTTTCAGAAACTGGCACAGGTCTACCGCTACCTCATG is a genomic window containing:
- the ettA gene encoding energy-dependent translational throttle protein EttA; protein product: MADEKIIFSMVGVSKTFPNQKRVLNNIYLSFFYGAKIGIIGLNGAGKSTLMKIIAGIDKNYEGEVVFSPGYTVGYLEQEPKLDDSKTVREVVEEGCASTVALLKEYEEINMKLCEPMDDDTMARLIERQGELYEQIDHVNGWELDSVLERAMDALRCPDPDQSVKVLSGGERRRVALCRLLLQQPDVLLLDEPTNHLDAESIDWLEQHLRQYKGTVIAVTHDRYFLDNVAGWILELDRGEGIPWKGNYSGWLEQKTKRMAMEEKQESKRRKTLERELEWVRMSPSGRHAKSKARLSAYDKLMNEDTKQKEEKLEIFIPNGPRLGDVVIEAHDVSKAFGDRVLYEHLEFSLPPAGIVGVIGPNGTGKTTLFRMIMGLEQPTSGSFRVGPTVKLAYVDQQHKSIDPEKTVFEVISGGVDLITLGNRQVNARAYVARFNFSGADQEKKCGMLSGGERNRLHLALALKEEGNVLLLDEPTNDIDVNTLRALEEGLENFAGCAVVISHDRWFLDRIATHILSFEGDSKVVFYQGTYSEYEAWKRAQGGDTEPHRVKYKKLMA
- the hisS gene encoding histidine--tRNA ligase; translated protein: MSQQKPSIPKGTRDFSPAEMMRRQYIFDTVKRVFRTYGFAPLETPAMENLSTLLGKYGDEGDKLLFKILNSGDYAAGLTDDEVRQASKICEKGLRYDLTVPFARYVVQHQGELTFPFKRYQIQPVWRADRPQKGRYREFYQCDVDVIGTRSLLCEVELVEIVERVFKALGIRVALKMNNRKILYGIAEAIGHADKMMDITVAIDKLEKIGLENVKAELLERGLEQTAVDRLQPILELSGDNHQKLSQLREVLAASETGLKGIEEMETIFGHVERLGIDLQVELDLSLARGLNYYTGAIFEVKALDFAIGSICGGGRYDDLTGIFGLPNLSGVGISFGADRIYDVMTGLGLFPEEVNCTTRVLFTNLGTAEQAAVLPLLRTLRGEGISAEIYPEAGKMKKQMEYANRRAIPYVVIVGSQEIEAGAATVKDMRSGEQRQVPFAELVQALS